CGAAAAGGACAGCTTTCAAAACAACATCCATGATGCAACTTTAAATGTGAGATTTTCACATGATTTCTACAATATGGGTGTTCCTGCATTAACAAAAAGTTCGACCTGAAGTATCAAGTATTGAAGTTAAAAAGGGGGACAATTAGAAGCAAAGGCCACATTGCTAAGCACCCGGTATTCCATCTTGGTACACTCAAATTTATTTGACGACTATGCTGATACAAGAAGTCATGCAAGACTCGTTTCCCTCCAACTTCACAGCCTTTCCATGACCGTCTTCGACTAATCGAGAGCATGAACTTGCCCATCCCAAGACACATCGATGGACGGGAATGAGCCTTGGACACAATGAAATGACACACTGAAACTTTGGGGATGGAACTCGCAGAGTGATCTCATGGCGCTTATTATAGTGGCCACTGGGTCGACCAAGCAAGGCAACGAAAGATTACGGTACCGTGAATCAATGGTCACCGCGTCGGATGATAGTGATACACCATGATTCGAAGTAGCCCAATGGACCAAGaaatttgcatttgcatctACAATCATTTGATGGGCAATGAAACCAAACTAGAGTTGGAAGAACGTCCATTGAAGCAATCAAGTGGCACTTTGATTTTAACATAGTAGAACTGCATCGCTCCATTTGGTAGGTACCATTCCCATTGCGTGGACGAACTGCTATAGCGCTATTAAGGAGCCCGAGGAATCCAAACCACTGTTATGAAACCAGATAATTACACATATGGAAGTTCAAAATTTCATCTTGTTAGGCACCCAAAGATAAAGGAGATCAGCACAAAGTTTCATCTACAACAACGGTCGAGGGTCATCAAAACTTCAAACACCGATTGAAATTCCTTCTTTGCATATACCTGCCTATACCATAAAGGATGAACTTGCATGAAGATCAATCGAAAGAACAAAGAGGGTCTGGTAAAAATCAggctaagaaaggaaaaaactaaaGTTACACATCTGTCAAGATCAGCGAAGATACAATCACAACataagcaagaaaaaagaagatggcTATCTGAATGAAAAACTTGGGGTTCTCCCTCATGTTCGGAGAGGTTACAGCCCTGTAAAGAAATGACGGCTAGTTAGTTTAACCACGGAGTTGGGATCACTAGAGCAAGGAAATGAACTAGTTTCGTAAAAAAAGTTTCTGGTAAATCTAAGAGTTCCATGCCACAAAGTGATAATACCGTGCGATTCGCTGAGAAAGTCTATGAAAGGGCAAACTCTGGATGAACACGATTCCTGGCCCTGTCAGAACAGCTGTTACAAGATTGTCACCCTGCAATTGGCAGACAACACGTCAGCTTTAATAGTCTTCCAGGGATATAGATACAGAAAGAAGCCGTTAGAACAGGTGGACATGCCTTACAAATAAATTAACCAAAGACAAAAAGCTAGCTTCTATGGCCAAAAGCAGTCATATGGCGGAAGCATATACATAACCTGATCTTCCAAACTTGGAATGATGCCAGAGAAATAAGGCTTACCCCAAAGACCGCTCTTCTGATGGGACCATTGTACTTAATTTGGATATTGACCGTGCCAGTTACAGCAGCGATGCAGGATACATCGACAGCTAAGACTTCTCCGACCTCTAGATTCTTCTGCACAACTGCACCAAAGAGACGAAGCAAACCATCAGGCTCTTTCAACTAATTCAAGAAGAATGCAAATTCGCATAAAGTATTTCAAATTTAAAGAATCCAAATACGAGTGTACTAAAAGTGTGCAAAACCAAATGGATCTTGAAGAAACCTTCTGGTGTACTAAGTACAAAAGAAAGTATCGGTGCTTAATTGCATAAACAAGGAACAAAAGGCATGGTTGGATTCTCTAGAGTTGGACTATTAACAGCAACCATGCTTATCCCAATAAACAGATGTGCTACGGGAATTGAACTATGATCATGGAAGAGCATACCAGATCCACCCGCGGCTAAAAATGCAAGTCCTTGGCCCGAGAGCTTCTGTctcaaaaaaccctaaaatagCATAGCATACTTGTCAACCAAACAATAAGAAATGGATAACTTGGCAATAATTATGTTGCAGAGGTAAAGATCAGGCAAAGGAGAATTTCCTCACAAAACAGTAGGCAATAGTAGCCAACCATAAGGTGTGGAAGGCATTATATCTTACCTCTGCACCAATGACCACATGGCGTGCTCTCTGATCAATTGTACTACTGACCTTCACATCATTGATAGAGCAAAGAAATGCATCTGGCTACAGATAAAACTCaggaaaatcaattaatatatCAGGACACAGTAAAAAGGAGATAATCAAATTTGACCATCAAATTTATCCCGAACCATGTGCTAATACATGACTTAGAAGTATCTAGACTGATTGCAATTGAACAAAATTGGGGTAAAAGATTACAAACGATGACCACGAGGCAACGGAGTAGGCTCTACCTGGCATAAAATTTCTCCACCAAACATAGCCAAGTCAATCTAAGAAATGCACAAGCCAAGGACTGTAATTAGAGATACAATATACAAAATGCCTCGATATGTTCGAGTAAGAAGAAATGCAATAACCTAGTACATAAAAACAATCAATAATTTGACTTGTCTAGAAAGACAAACCGGGAGAATTCTTGCAAGAGAAGGTGCGGCTATTCCAACAAAGCCGTCAACAGGACCAGGGTTTCGAAGAATTATGCTTGTCACATTCTTGCCAAAAAGCCATTGCCACATGCCTGTTTCATTCTCGGGTAGATAAACATTGTCCATTTCAATAGACCCAGACATGAAGCACATAGAACCTGCCGAATTTCCAGGTATTAATTCCACAtgtgggaaaggaaaaaaaatactgtTCAGATGGCTCAGCAACTACCAATTTAGCAGATGTTAGAATTTCCAAAGGAAAGCTGTTCAGTTATTCATGCCAAGGTTCAGTGATTTATGTATTAATTCCACA
The sequence above is drawn from the Rhodamnia argentea isolate NSW1041297 chromosome 9, ASM2092103v1, whole genome shotgun sequence genome and encodes:
- the LOC115737087 gene encoding uncharacterized protein LOC115737087; translation: MAAPFFSTPFQPYVYQSPQDAVIPFQILGGEAQVVQIMLKSQEKVVARPGSMCFMSGSIEMDNVYLPENETGMWQWLFGKNVTSIILRNPGPVDGFVGIAAPSLARILPIDLAMFGGEILCQPDAFLCSINDVKVSSTIDQRARHVVIGAEGFLRQKLSGQGLAFLAAGGSVVQKNLEVGEVLAVDVSCIAAVTGTVNIQIKYNGPIRRAVFGGDNLVTAVLTGPGIVFIQSLPFHRLSQRIARAVTSPNMRENPKFFIQIAIFFFLAYVVIVSSLILTDV